The following proteins are encoded in a genomic region of Qipengyuania oceanensis:
- the hisF gene encoding imidazole glycerol phosphate synthase subunit HisF, with protein MTVRIRVIPCLDVADGRVVKGVNFVDLKDAGDPVEQAQAYDAAGADELCFLDISASHEGRGTLLDMVRRTAKVCFMPLTVGGGVRTVEDARELLLAGADKVAVNSAAVSRPEVVADIAEKMGSQCIVASVDARRVGEGRWEIFTHGGRRETGIDALAHARRLADLGAGELLVTSMDGDGTKAGYDLELTRAIADSVSVPVIASGGVGTLDHLVEGVTEGHASAVLAASIFHFGQHTIAEAHDALRRAGLPARGV; from the coding sequence ATGACAGTCCGTATCCGCGTCATCCCCTGTCTCGATGTGGCCGATGGCCGCGTGGTCAAGGGTGTCAATTTCGTCGATCTCAAGGACGCGGGCGATCCGGTAGAACAGGCGCAGGCCTATGACGCGGCGGGGGCGGACGAGCTGTGCTTTCTCGACATTTCCGCCAGCCACGAAGGGCGAGGGACGCTGCTCGACATGGTCCGGCGCACGGCGAAAGTCTGCTTCATGCCGCTGACCGTCGGGGGCGGGGTCCGCACGGTGGAGGATGCTCGCGAGCTGCTGCTCGCTGGGGCGGACAAGGTCGCGGTCAATTCCGCCGCCGTCTCGCGTCCCGAAGTCGTCGCCGATATCGCGGAGAAAATGGGCAGCCAGTGCATCGTCGCATCGGTGGATGCGCGGCGCGTGGGCGAAGGCAGATGGGAGATCTTCACCCATGGCGGCAGACGCGAAACCGGGATCGATGCGCTGGCACATGCCAGGCGGCTGGCGGACCTCGGCGCGGGCGAACTGCTCGTCACCAGCATGGACGGCGACGGGACAAAGGCGGGCTACGACCTCGAACTCACGCGCGCCATCGCCGACAGCGTCTCGGTCCCTGTCATTGCCAGCGGCGGGGTCGGCACGCTCGACCACCTCGTCGAAGGGGTGACCGAGGGCCACGCCAGCGCGGTCCTCGCGGCCAGCATCTTCCACTTCGGCCAGCACACGATCGCAGAGGCGCACGATGCCTTGCGCCGTGCAGGCTTGCCCGCGCGCGGCGTTTGA
- a CDS encoding HIT domain-containing protein: protein MPIDPTRPYDDDNIFARILRDEIPSKRVYEDEWAIAFHDINPQARLHILVIPRGKYVSWDDFAAKANDEEIGGFIRAVANVAREHDLVQPGYRLLANVGHDGGQEVPHLHVHLFGGQRLGPMIAR from the coding sequence ATGCCGATCGACCCGACGCGGCCCTATGACGACGACAACATCTTTGCGAGGATTTTGCGCGACGAGATACCGTCGAAACGGGTTTACGAGGACGAGTGGGCGATCGCCTTCCACGACATCAATCCGCAGGCCCGGCTGCACATCCTCGTGATCCCGCGCGGCAAGTACGTGAGCTGGGACGATTTCGCAGCCAAGGCGAACGATGAGGAAATCGGCGGTTTCATCCGCGCGGTCGCCAATGTTGCGCGCGAGCATGACCTGGTCCAGCCGGGCTATCGCCTGCTCGCCAATGTCGGCCACGACGGCGGGCAGGAGGTTCCGCACCTGCACGTCCACCTCTTCGGCGGGCAACGTCTGGGGCCGATGATCGCGCGCTAG
- the tolQ gene encoding protein TolQ, with product MDNLPYLALAAAPERIDPMQLFLDADLVVQAVIIGLVLASIWVWMIIVSFSLRIGRLRSRTVHFEEDFWDTEDFDNFVKEKRRKDLPAARVANAGMAEWRRSTANKPVDREGTRQRIASAMESQVAAEADELAERLNFLATVGSVAPFVGLFGTVWGIMNSFFSIGLQESSSLAVVAPGISEALFATAIGLFAAIPAVIAYNRFSHKVNRLEARMQRFADRLHASLSRQLEVAG from the coding sequence ATGGATAATCTTCCCTATCTCGCCCTTGCTGCCGCTCCCGAGCGGATCGATCCGATGCAGCTGTTCCTCGATGCCGACCTGGTGGTGCAGGCGGTCATCATCGGCCTGGTGCTGGCAAGCATCTGGGTCTGGATGATCATCGTCTCCTTCTCGCTCAGGATCGGGCGGCTGCGCAGCCGTACGGTGCATTTCGAGGAAGACTTCTGGGACACCGAGGACTTCGACAATTTCGTGAAGGAAAAGCGGCGCAAGGACCTGCCTGCCGCGCGCGTCGCCAACGCGGGCATGGCCGAATGGCGCCGCTCGACCGCCAACAAGCCGGTCGATCGCGAGGGCACGCGCCAGCGGATCGCCTCGGCAATGGAAAGCCAGGTCGCGGCGGAAGCGGACGAACTTGCCGAACGGCTCAATTTCCTCGCCACCGTGGGCTCGGTCGCCCCGTTCGTGGGCCTGTTCGGCACGGTCTGGGGCATCATGAACAGCTTCTTCTCGATCGGTCTGCAGGAGTCGAGCTCGCTGGCCGTCGTCGCGCCCGGCATTTCCGAAGCGCTGTTCGCTACGGCGATCGGCCTGTTCGCGGCCATCCCGGCGGTGATCGCCTACAACCGGTTCAGTCACAAGGTGAACCGCCTCGAAGCACGTATGCAGCGCTTCGCCGACCGGCTCCATGCCAGCCTCAGCCGA
- a CDS encoding YbgC/FadM family acyl-CoA thioesterase — protein MANLPNPPDGIIDGDRHLYAVRVYYEDTDLSGITYHANYLRWFERARSDLLRRLGIDQRAAIEAGQGAYAVADLQLGYKSPAKLDDDVMIETRCTEMGAASCRMAQRATRGDTLLAEADLRVGFVAPSGRPTRQPGEWRAAFTEFMNAETE, from the coding sequence ATGGCCAATCTTCCCAACCCCCCTGACGGCATCATCGACGGCGACCGACATCTTTACGCCGTGCGCGTCTATTACGAGGATACCGACCTTTCCGGCATCACCTACCACGCCAATTATCTGCGCTGGTTCGAGCGTGCCCGATCGGATCTGTTGCGACGGCTGGGTATCGATCAGAGGGCGGCAATCGAAGCCGGGCAGGGCGCTTATGCCGTCGCCGACCTGCAACTTGGCTACAAGAGCCCGGCGAAGCTCGACGATGACGTGATGATAGAAACGCGCTGCACCGAAATGGGTGCGGCAAGTTGCCGGATGGCGCAGCGTGCGACCCGCGGCGATACCCTGCTCGCCGAAGCGGACCTGCGGGTCGGTTTCGTCGCACCCAGCGGACGCCCCACGCGCCAGCCCGGCGAATGGCGCGCGGCCTTTACCGAATTCATGAATGCGGAAACCGAATGA
- a CDS encoding phosphoribosyl-ATP diphosphatase, which translates to MDTLTRLENTIGERLSADPDTSYVARLNAGGVGKIAQKVGEEATETVIAALSGSDEELVGEAADLLFHLTVLLQAKGIALSAVMTELDRREGVSGLDEKASRKDT; encoded by the coding sequence ATGGACACGCTCACCCGTCTCGAGAACACGATCGGCGAACGGCTCTCCGCCGATCCGGACACCAGCTATGTCGCACGGCTCAATGCCGGCGGCGTGGGCAAGATCGCGCAGAAGGTGGGGGAGGAAGCGACCGAGACGGTCATCGCCGCCCTGTCCGGCAGCGACGAGGAACTGGTCGGCGAAGCGGCCGACCTTCTGTTTCACCTCACCGTCCTGTTGCAGGCCAAGGGCATAGCGCTCTCGGCAGTGATGACCGAGCTCGACCGGCGCGAAGGCGTGTCCGGTCTGGATGAAAAGGCGAGCAGGAAGGATACGTAA
- the hisA gene encoding 1-(5-phosphoribosyl)-5-[(5-phosphoribosylamino)methylideneamino]imidazole-4-carboxamide isomerase, translated as MIVFPAIDLKGGEVVRLAEGDMDRATVYGDDPAAQAMIFADAGAEYLHVVDLDGSFAGRAENREAVEAIVAAFPGHVQLGGGIRDAAAVEGWFDLGISRVVMGSAALKDPEFVKQMAKEWENGIVVAVDAREGMVATEGWAEVSDVPVVDLARRFEDAGVASLLFTDIGRDGLLKGCNIDATVELARTVDIPVIASGGVKGLDDIRMLAVHVDDGIEGVITGRALYEGRLDLAAAIQMADRA; from the coding sequence ATGATCGTTTTCCCGGCCATCGACCTCAAGGGCGGCGAAGTCGTGCGCCTTGCCGAAGGCGACATGGACCGCGCCACCGTTTACGGCGACGACCCGGCAGCACAGGCGATGATCTTCGCGGACGCTGGTGCCGAGTACCTCCACGTGGTCGATCTCGACGGTTCCTTCGCGGGTCGGGCGGAAAACCGCGAGGCAGTCGAGGCGATTGTCGCGGCGTTTCCCGGGCATGTTCAGCTCGGCGGCGGCATCCGCGATGCGGCGGCGGTCGAGGGTTGGTTCGACCTTGGCATCAGTCGTGTGGTGATGGGCTCGGCAGCTTTGAAGGACCCCGAGTTCGTCAAGCAGATGGCGAAGGAATGGGAGAACGGCATCGTCGTCGCGGTCGACGCACGCGAGGGCATGGTCGCGACAGAGGGCTGGGCGGAAGTCTCCGATGTTCCGGTGGTCGACCTCGCCCGCCGGTTCGAGGATGCGGGTGTGGCCTCGCTGCTGTTCACCGATATCGGGCGCGACGGACTGTTGAAGGGGTGCAATATCGACGCCACCGTCGAGCTGGCGCGCACCGTCGATATCCCGGTGATCGCTTCGGGCGGCGTGAAGGGTCTCGACGATATTCGCATGCTGGCGGTCCACGTCGATGACGGGATCGAGGGCGTGATCACCGGCCGCGCGCTGTACGAAGGGCGGCTGGACCTCGCTGCGGCGATCCAGATGGCAGACCGCGCATGA